A window of the Chelonoidis abingdonii isolate Lonesome George chromosome 19, CheloAbing_2.0, whole genome shotgun sequence genome harbors these coding sequences:
- the MPHOSPH6 gene encoding M-phase phosphoprotein 6, with translation MAGEVKTKLSKNLLRMKFMQRGLDSETKKQLEEEEKKIISEEHWYLDLPELKEKESFIIEERSFMPCEDLLYGRMSFKGFNPEIEKLMIQMNSRYKKEEIEADDTAEADVSDEEMARRYETLVGTIGKKFLKKRDQRVLQDEDENSNMRPSKAKKMFLKPQD, from the exons TTCATGCAAAGGGGATTGGATTCAGAAACCAAAAAACAActagaagaggaggaaaagaagataATCAGTGAAGAGCACTGGTATCTGGATTTACCAGAACTCAAGGAAAAGGA GAGTTTTATAATAGAAGAGAGAAGCTTTATGCCATGTGAAGACCTACTTTATGGCAGAATGTCCTTTAAAGGGTTCAATCCAGAAATTGAG aagttAATGATCCAAATGAACTCTAGGTACAAGAAAGAAGAAATTGAAGCAGATGATACAGCCGAGGCTGACGTATCAGATGAAGAAATGGCCAGAAG ATATGAAACCTTAGTGGGAACTATCGGGAAGAAATTCTTGAAAAAGAGAGACCAGCGTGTGCTACAGGATGAAGATGAGAACAGTAACATGAGACCTAGCAAAGCtaagaaaatgttcttaaaacccCAGGATTGA